Proteins from one Muntiacus reevesi chromosome X, mMunRee1.1, whole genome shotgun sequence genomic window:
- the RTL9 gene encoding retrotransposon Gag-like protein 9, whose amino-acid sequence MADTSIPLNSLQFSNVPREDNGDTQNRETTFSGPTLENRAEGQILPSSVQPMVSTSASDPGGMSTQLMTSPAFDTMATALMGTANSGVVSSPLLSDSGALSPLLMPTSDSEALSPLLMPTSDSGMLSPLLMPASDSGTLSPLLSTSEYGLMSPGLMTIPDFGTMSTALTATPDSEDISPLAMSVSSSEAMATPLMLAPDSGELSPLLMPDSNPGEMSTQPGPAPGFEGMSPLQITDEDTEAMSKVLMTALVSGEISSLLMSDTDSEAISSLIMSALTSEAMPTQPTSTQDSGDMSTQLMSGPDSGVESSPLMTAPGSEAISSPLLSVPEAGEMPTLSKPAPDAEAVSPLLMMALTSGGMPTQLMPAQSSGAMSSQLTQNLDSQIVSTPPMRATASGEMSASSARASDSGARSTLQMRTPASGNMSTLLKTVPDSAALSTPLMTATTSGAMSAEPVPTAASRGMSTHLTTHTSGATSTGFMKAPASGAKSTPRMRAPASGAMSIPSSTAPFSETVSMLQMTTPASGSVSTLRIRAPVSGATSRSQRRATASRVTAGPQMRASGAMSTPQMTAKASGSMSSLLTRDTAPGVMSVPPMKATASGALSKPLTTSKASEAMFMQQMTTAASGEISTMLMRDIASGAMSMPQMTDAASAGMSTPLMRAPASGDVSTPQMTAAASGSMSMPLMRAPGPGAMPTVLMRSTVSGKMPSQPIGTQDFGGMSMSFKRFMTSGGMSTLQMRAPASEVMSTPKIRAPRFGAVSTPLIRASNPGEVSTLLTRASSSGEMSSALTRPPTSGETATTPLRAPAYGAMSPLQRTATASGMMSMPQMRAPISGPISTPLMRSTASGVMSMPQMTAVASGGVSMPLLRAPTSGATSAPQMLTAASAEVCTLSMRAPSLGVMSPPLLRAPVSGIMCTPPRRPSVSEDVSTEFMRAPTSGKMATAQTTAMASGGMSKPFMRAVASGVTPMPLMSAMASGETSKPLMKSLSSGAMSTLQTRVVSSGSTSLPQTTYAASGKMSTPPMRVSASGATSTPLMRASASGMMSMPLLRPISSGGMSMPLMRATVPGAMSTSQMAAAAPGMMSTLGIKATDSGETSAPRINVTASGSKSTPHATTTPRKTVKPPPDEVPSLGMLTPALCYLLEEQEAARGSCPVEEEVEIDEEKQMKGFLNDSEKMAFLVSLHLGAAERWSILQMEVGNPLTSEDKSFLRRSQGLYDSLSEVDILSAVLCHPKQGQKSVRQYATDFLLLARHLSWSDAILRTRFLEGLSEAVATKMGRIFLKVAGSLKELIDRSLYTECQLAGEKNSRGRSSQVLTSPCKRNSEEAMENELNPQQQTEEHQHVPKRCYYLKEHEDPQEGLHDHLRKSTGHQKAPTNK is encoded by the exons ATGGCAGATACATCAATACCCTTAAATTCACTGCAGTTCAGCAATGTGCCGAGGGAGGACAATGGTGACACCCAAAATAGGGAGACGACCTTCTCTGGACCAACGCTAGAGAACAGAGCAGAGGGCCAAATTCTGCCTTCTAGTGTCCAGCCTATGgtctcaacttcagcatcagacccTGGAGGGATGTCCACACAGCTGATGACATCCCCAGCCTTTGACACCATGGCCACGGCTCTAATGGGAACAGCAAACTCTGGAGTTGTGTCCTCACCGCTCCTGTCAGACTCTGGGGCACTGTCCCCATTGTTAATGCCAACTTCGGATTCAGAGGCGCTGTCCCCACTGTTAATGCCAACCTCAGACTCTGGGATGCTGTCCCCATTGCTAATGCCAGCCTCAGATTCTGGAACATTGTCTCCATTGCTTTCCACTTCAGAGTATGGATTAATGTCCCCAGGGCTGATGACGATTCCTGACTTTGGAACAATGTCCACAGCACTAACGGCAACACCGGATTCTGAAGACATATCACCATTGGCAATGTCAGTCTCATCCTCTGAGGCAATGGCCACACCACTGATGCTAGCCCCAGATTCTGGAGAGCTCTCCCCACTGCTAATGCCAGATAGTAACCCCGGAGAAATGTCCACACAGCCAGGGCCAGCTCCAGGCTTTGAAGGAATGTCACCATTGCAAattacagatgaagacactgaagcAATGTCCAAAGTGCTAATGACTGCCCTGGTCTCTGGAGAGATCTCTTCACTGCTCATGTCAGACACAGACTCGGAAGCAATCTCCTCACTGATAATGTCAGCCCTAACTTCTGAAGCGATGCCCACCCAACCAACGAGTACCCAAGATTCTGGGGACATGTCCACCCAGCTAATGTCAGGCCCAGACTCTGGAGTAGAGTCTTCACCACTAATGACAGCTCCAGGGTCTGAAGCCATATCCTCACCGCTCCTGTCAGTCCCCGAGGCTGGAGAAATGCCCACTTTGTCAAAGCCAGCCCCAGATGCTGAGGCAGTGTCCCCACTGCTAATGATGGCTCTAACCTCTGGAGGGATGCCCACCCAACTGATGCCAGCCCAAAGCTCTGGAGCTATGTCCTCACAGTTAACACAAAATCTAGATTCTCAGATTGTGTCTACTCCACCAATGAGAGCAACAGCCTCCGGGGAGATGTCTGCATCGTCAGCAAGAGCCTCAGATTCTGGAGCAAGGTCGACACTGCAAATGAGAACCCCAGCCTCTGGCAATATGTCCACGCTGCTAAAGACAGTCCCGGACTCTGCAGCACTGTCCACCCCACTGATGACGGCCACAACCTCTGGAGCCATGTCCGCAGAGCCAGTGCCAACCGCAGCCTCTAGAGGAATGTCCACACACTTAACGACTCATACTTCTGGAGCCACATCCACAGGTTTTATGAAAGCCCCAGCCAGTGGGGCAAAGTCGACACCACGAATGAGAGCTCCAGCCTCGGGGGCAATGTCCATCCCATCCAGCACAGCCCCCTTCTCTGAAACAGTATCTATGCTACAAATGACCACCCCAGCCTCTGGGTCAGTGTCCACACTGCGAATAAGAGCGCCTGTCTCTGGAGCAACATCTAGGTCACAAAGGAGAGCCACAGCCTCGAGAGTGACAGCCGGACCACAAATGCGAGCTTCTGGAGCCATGTCCACCCCACAGATGACAGCCAAAGCCTCTGGATCCATGTCCTCACTATTAACGAGAGACACAGCTCCGGGAGTGATGTCCGTGCCACCGATGAAAGCTACGGCCTCAGGAGCATTGTCCAAGCCACTAACAACATCCAAAGCCTCAGAAGCAATGTTCATGCAGCAAATGACAACCGCAGCTTCTGGAGAGATCTCCACAATGCTAATGAGAGACATAGCTTCTGGAGCCATGTCCATGCCACAGATGACAGACGCTGCGTCTGCCGGGATGTCCACACCACTAATGAGGGCCCCAGCCTCTGGAGACGTGTCCACACCACAAATGACAGCCGCAGCCTCTGGAAGCATGTCCATGCCCCTAATGAGAGCCCCGGGCCCTGGAGCCATGCCCACAGTGCTAATGAGATCCACAGTCTCTGGAAAGATGCCCAGTCAGCCAATAGGCACTCAAGACTTTGGGGGAATGTCCATGTCATTCAAAAGATTCATGACCTCTGGAGGGATGTCCACGTTGCAGATGCGAGCCCCAGCCTCTGAAGTGATGTCCACACCAAAAATTAGAGCCCCGAGGTTTGGGGCAGTATCCACACCCCTGATAAGAGCCTCAAACCCTGGAGAGGTGTCCACACTTCTCACAAGAGCTTCGTCCTCCGGAGAGATGTCCTCAGCACTAACGAGACCCCCAACTTCTGGGGAGACAGCCACCACCCCTCTGAGAGCCCCAGCTTATGGAGCGATGTCTCCTCTGCAAAGAACAGCCACAGCCTCTGGCATGATGTCCATGCCACAAATGAGGGCTCCAATCTCTGGGCCAATATCCACACCACTCATGAGATCCACGGCCTCTGGAGTGATGTCCATGCCTCAGATGACAGCCGTGGCCTCTGGAGGGGTGTCCATGCCATTGTTGAGGGCCCCCACCTCTGGAGCAACATCTGCACCGCAGATGCTCACAGCAGCATCTGCAGAGGTGTGCACACTATCCATGCGAGCCCCCAGCTTGGGAGTGATGTCCCCGCCGTTATTAAGGGCTCCAGTCTCTGGAATTATGTGCACACCCCCAAGGAGACCCTCAGTCTCTGAAGATGTGTCCACAGAGTTCATGAGAGCTCCAACCTCTGGAAAGATGGCCACCGCACAAACCACAGCCATGGCCTCGGGAGGGATGTCCAAGCCATTCATGAGAGCCGTGGCCTCTGGAGTAACACCCATGCCACTGATGTCTGCCATGGCTTCTGGAGAGACATCCAAGCCACTAATGAAAAGCCTGTCATCTGGGGCAATGTCCACACTGCAAACAAGAGTTGTGAGTTCTGGATCTACGTCCTTGCCACAAACGACATACGCAGCCTCAGGAAAGATGTCCACACCGCCGATGAGAGTCTCGGCTTCCGGAGCCACATCCACACCACTTATGAGAGCCTCAGCTTCTGGAATGATGTCCATGCCACTTCTGAGACCCATATCCTCTGGGGGGATGTCCATGCCACTAATGAGAGCCACAGTCCCAGGAGCCATGTCCACATCCCAAATGGCAGCCGCAGCCCCTGGAATGATGTCCACCCTGGGAATCAAAGCCACAGACTCTGGGGAAACATCTGCCCCTCGCATCAATGTCACAGCCTCTGGATCAAAGTCCACACCACATGCGACGACCACCCCCCGCAAAACAGTAAAGCCACCACCAGATGAAGTCCCATCTCTTGGCATGCTGACCCCAGCACTCTGTTACCTCTTAGAAGAACAGGAAGCAGCCCGGGGTTCATGCCCTGTGGAAGAGGAGGTGGAGATTGATGAGGAGAAGCAAATGAAGGGATTTTTGAATGATTCAGAGAAAATGGCCTTTCTGGTGTCTCTTCATCTGGGGGCAGCAGAGAGGTGGTCCATCTTGCAGATGGAGGTAGGAAATCCCCTCACCAGTGAAGATAAATCTTTCCTGAGAAGATCCCAGGGCTTATATGACTCCCTGTCTGAAGTTGACATCCTCAGTGCGGTTCTCTGCCATCCCAAGCAGGGCCAGAAGTCGGTCAGGCAGTATGCCACTGACTTCCTTCTGCTGGCCCGACATTTGTCTTGGTCTGATGCCATTCTGCGGACCAGGTTCCTGGAAGGACTCTCTGAAGCTGTTGCCACCAAAATGGGCCGGATCTTCCTGAAGGTGGCTGGCAGCCTAAAGGAGCTGATAGATAGGTCTCTCTATACCGAGTGCCAGCTGGCAGGAGAGAAGAATTCCCGAGGCCGCTCCAGCCAGGTTCTGACATCACCCTGTAAGCGGAATAGCGAGGAGGCAATGGAGAATGAACTGAACCCCCAGCAGCAGACTGAGGAG CACCAGCATGTTCCCAAACGCTGTTATTACCTGAAAGAGCATGAAGACCCTCAAGAGGGTCTGCACGACCACCTTCGAAAGAGCACAGGCCATCAGAAGGCCCCCACTAACAAGTAA